In the genome of Chryseobacterium sp. 52, the window ACAGCTTTGTTTTTGTCCTGCATCTGGGCTGCTTTGAAAGCAATAGAAGGAGGATATGATGAATTAAGAGGATCTTCTATCCATACACCGCCATCAATAGGCATTTTATAATAAGGGCTTACTTCTTCCCAGTGTCCTGCAACATCACTTGGCTTGCTGATTCCTCCTGAGTTGTAAATATCCCAGGATGGTAACAAACCGCCCATTCTGTAGTCTACATCAACAACATTGTTATATTCCAGCTTAAGCTTTCTCAATTGAGGTTCTATTCCCCAGCATGATGAGCATATAGGGTCTGTAAAATAAATAATATTGATTTTATCTGTAGCTAAGTCTTGTAACTGATCTGCAGAAGTTTCGCTCCCTGGTGTTTCAAGGATTTCGCACACTCCTTTTTCGTAATCGCAATTTAAAAGAGGATTGTTGTTCATGGTGTTGTTTGATTTAAAGGTAGTTAAAATTAAAATTATATATGTGATAATATCCAAAATAGAAAGTTTTTGGTTAACATAATATGTATATACGTAAAGATATATCAGCCGGAACGGCTCATATTGAGAAAGCTGGAATGTAGATTACTCCGGAGCTTTAAATATATTGTCGTCAGAATGGAAACCTGCTACACCGCCGCTTACGGCAAACTTCATGGCAGAAGCCGCAGTCATACCCACTACAGGTTTGATGTTTTTTTCTTCCGTAACAATTACCCATCCTGAAATAGCGTAGGAATGGGGCAGGTATACTGCAACGTAATTGTGTTTGTCAACGTCCGACATCTCTTTTTGGGTGAGAAAACCGATTCTCCAGATCTCCGGATTTTCGTTGGTTTTTACCCAGACAGGATCGTTGAATTTTTTCTTGTCACCTACAAATGAAGACATGACGTCTTTTGTAGGGGTATAAATATGTTTCACCCCCGGAGTTTTCTCCAGAAGGCTGTCCATAGTGTCGAAAAAGAATCTTCCTACTACGAATTTATTTCCCAGATAGCCCAGAATCGCAGTCATCAGAATTGTTGAAACGAAAACCAGCCCCGGAATTTGCTTGGCAACGGAAGGAATGATATTGTCAATAGCACTGACAATATACCAGATCACAAAGATAGTAAGCCCGATGGGACCAATAATAACCAATCCCTGAAAGAAATTTTTCAGGAAAAAATTGGCAATATTTTCGAAGGTCGGCTTTTTCAACGTGGATTTTTACTTTTTTATTTTAACCGTGAATTGTTTCTTTGTTTCCGTAAGATTTTATGATGCTGGCTTCATATTCCAGCCATTCTTCCCAACGCTTATTGACCTTTTCTATATCACCCAGCTCTCTTGCAAAACCTATAAAAGTTGCGTAGTGATTAGCTTCTGAGATCATTAATTCTTTATAAAAAGTTTTAAGCTCTTCATCTTTAATGTTCTCTGTAAGAACTTTAAATCTTTCACAGCTTCTTGCTTCAATCATGGCAGCGAAAAGTAATTTATCAACAATTAAATCTTCTCTGCTTCCCTGAACGACAAATTTAGCTAATTCATTGACATAATCATCTTTTCTCGCTTTACCGAAGACAAATCCTCTTTTCTTAATAATTTCATGGACCTGACTAAAATGATCAAGTTCTTCCTGCGCAATAGCAATAAGTTCTGTTACAATTTCCGGATATTCAGGAAGCATATTGATTAAACTGATTGCATTTGTTGTGGCTTTCTGCTCGCACCATGCATGATCCGTTAAAATTTCTCCTATGTTTCCTTCTGCAATATTTGCCCACCTTGGATCGGTAGGAAGTTTCAACTTAAACATGTTTTGAATTTTTTGTAAAATTAAAATAAATTGCGATAATAAAGATTATTTTATTTCAAATTGGCTGTAAAAGTATCAGGAAGCCGTTCTTTTTCTTAAAATCTCTAGAATTTTCCAACCAAGGTCGTCCACTTTTTTTAATCCTGCTGCAATAATGAAGGCAAGAATAACATTTATGATATAAATTAAGATCATCAGCAGCCACCAGGGTATATTTTCCTTCACGGAAACGACAATGAAATAGACCAGTGAAGAGCTTATTCCCTGAGCGAAATAAAAAAAGATCGCATTCTTCCCGATATGGGTAACGAAGTTTTCTTTTGTGACCTTTAATCTGTTATAAAGGACAAATAATGTAGTGAGTGAAAATAGTGACCAGATGATATAAGGAATTTTTGGAGGGAATTTGTTTTTATTGATCTTATAAAAAATCTCGGTGCCGTAGTACCAGAACATCCAGATTAATGCTCCTGCCACTATTGCATAGACAAGAGGAATCGCTTTTGCAGGGATCTTTTTACCACGCATTCTGTTGGCAATTAAAAAGATGGCGAGGTAGAAAGCGACATAACCTACCTGTCCTGCGGGATAATATTCCGGGA includes:
- a CDS encoding DUF502 domain-containing protein, with amino-acid sequence MKKPTFENIANFFLKNFFQGLVIIGPIGLTIFVIWYIVSAIDNIIPSVAKQIPGLVFVSTILMTAILGYLGNKFVVGRFFFDTMDSLLEKTPGVKHIYTPTKDVMSSFVGDKKKFNDPVWVKTNENPEIWRIGFLTQKEMSDVDKHNYVAVYLPHSYAISGWVIVTEEKNIKPVVGMTAASAMKFAVSGGVAGFHSDDNIFKAPE
- a CDS encoding tRNA-(ms[2]io[6]A)-hydroxylase, whose protein sequence is MFKLKLPTDPRWANIAEGNIGEILTDHAWCEQKATTNAISLINMLPEYPEIVTELIAIAQEELDHFSQVHEIIKKRGFVFGKARKDDYVNELAKFVVQGSREDLIVDKLLFAAMIEARSCERFKVLTENIKDEELKTFYKELMISEANHYATFIGFARELGDIEKVNKRWEEWLEYEASIIKSYGNKETIHG